The genome window AGTACTCTGCAATTCTAAGCGCCACCAAAGTAAACctttcaaaaataagtaaataagcaaattgcagaTAAGGTGGTttctgtggatggatatatgtaagTCGATCTAGTGATagatgtgaaattactgattagttaataaataactttattgaATAGTATTGACTATTTTACTTCTATTTCTTTGTTCAGTTCACTTTGAAAAGGTTATAGAAGATACAAACTTggtgaaattagttcagactaggacgtagcagtttatcctaaagcatgtaaattttaactaggataaaccgattcgacctaggctaaactgttttatccaatcggtaacaggatgaacgagtttgacctaggcgaaactagttcatcctaaaatcgggtttTTCTGTCGTTCTCAGCAGATTTAAATTTGCAGTTTTCAAGGGTCGCAGACAGTCCTGTCGTTACTAAAACCTCCTGGGCATTCGGTAATGAATAAAAACCTGTACTAATTTTCCAGGAGGAAGGGGGGTGAGGCGGAAAGTCTCCCTATTTGTTCCTCCACACTCCGCCAACCCCCTTTCGGACACCTATGACTCCACCTACCAGTGGCATTGCTTAGGAACCAACCACAAATATTCCGTAGTTGTAGAAACATTGTACATCCTGGAAAGAAATGACTGATACTTTCAGAATCTGCAGTTTGAATGAATGAAAATAAGAACCCTAGAAGAGCCAGCAAGAACTGTTACTGAATAACTAAACGGATTTTGCTTTCTCACTTCTACATACTGCCAGAATAACTGATGGAAAACCTCTTTGGTCTCTCATTCTCTCCCAGCTAATCTGTACACTTCAGTTACATGCTTGCTAGAAAAACTCCACCTTAAATGTTTTGAGAATTATTGGAACAACTTGTTTCTCTATCGTGTGGTTAAGAATATCCCATTATCAGTGTGGTGTTGTCAGAACTGTATGTTTAACCTGTAATCTAAGTTACATGTTACAGTTTCGATATCTTATAACaccattttatttcattgttgtatgcAGTTGGATCTCGATGAGTTGGTTTTAATTAAAACTTAATTTCTGTGGTGCTTGTAGACTCTTTGTAGACTCTTTGTTTCATAATACTACGGAAGCAGTGATGTTGAACTGGTCTCTGAAGAAATAATCGCTGCATACCTGCAGATTTCTGCATCTACCGTGTCTAACATGTAGCAATTAGGTGAAAAGTTAAGTTCGGTCTGCTCACGATTAAAGATTCTTTACTTATTTATGGTTATAAGTCTTACGTCATTGCCTGCAATAGAATCTGCAGCAGGGAACTATTTTATCAGCACAATAGTACAATACTTCATTTGATGATCCTCACAGAATCAGAATAATTCTTTCTTTCCCATAGGCGAAGAATTTTGCAATCTCTAGTCTGGTTTCGTTCCTGTAAATGATGATGGAAAATTGTGATAGACAATATTGTTCTCGAAATCCATTAGCTGTAATACCGTACACGTCTCTTAGTTGCTGAAATAGATACAAGTAGTACTAAAACGTGCAGATTATTTTCCTCAGAAGTCGAAGTTTAAGGTACTGACGGAAGAAATACATTGTCACATTTGCAGCACTTGTGTCTACGATTGTGATATCATAAAGGCATGTAGACAATGCATCTTATATGATACCAAGTGTGAAAAGACTGACAAGTAGGACCCTGGTAGAGTTTCACATTAATTTCTACTTGAGGAATACTTCGCCGTTTTTaacataaatttttgaaaaaaccaCGTAAGCCTTATTCACGAGGCGTCTGCATTTTTTGGGGTACTTTACTTTATGCATCGTACGTATTCGATGTGGTTAACGTAGTATCTAATTTATGGAATTCTAGAGCATCCCATGGCATTGTTTTATACAGCAAAAGAATGATTGAGTAAAGCGTAAGTGAACATTAAGCAGAATAAGTTTTACTATCTGTGTGGGAACTTGGGAGATCACCACTTGTCACTGGTTTTGAAATGATATTGGATTTATGTAGGCGTAGAATAGAAAAGTACTTTGTTTTGAGTTCTAGTGTCACTTCGACGCTGCCACTTTTCAGACAGGCAGGAAACGAAACACAAGAATCTGTCCAGCACTCTCAGACAGCTGCGATTCGGTAATCAGTTTGACCAGAATGCGTGAATAACATCTTTAAAACGGCACCAATACAACATTAGTTTGTCGCGTGGAACAAAAAGTTTTGAAACACAGGGAAAAAGTGTGTTTTGTTGTGCCGTAACGAGTAAACGTTTGTGTTTTTGTTGCGATCTTTAGTACGaggcctggtttgatgcagctcacctcgctactctatcctgtgctaggcTCTTCACCTCTGGATAACTACTacgacctatatatatatatttgaactcgCTTAGTTAccctccctctacaaattttacctccccccccccccccccactttcatgGATTATCAAATTTACTATTCATTAATACCCCAGTATTGGTCTTAACAACCTGTAACACCAATACCTAGTGCCATTAATATAACTGTTGCTGTATTATTATTGTCTATTCACGAATATATatattgttttacttttttataataataaatattttttgtgtgttgtacGTATGAAAAAATGTTGGTTCTAGTACCCATTCAGGCGCAGGAATAGCTCCTCTTTGGGTTGGAGGTGGTCAGCGCGCCGGAGCGAAAGGCGTAAGGTCGAGTAGTGACTGCGCCGAGAGACAAACGGGAAGCAGTCAGTCGCTGGCCTTTAGACTGTCATCACCATGTAGCGGAAGCGAGTCTAAATTATCTGCAGATTTTCTGGAAATGAGACTTGGATAGACGTGTTACTTACCAGCTTATTGCACGTGGAATATTTGTGGAATTCTCTTTGATGAttgtgtctgcatctacatctacgtgattactattcacaattaagtgcctggcagagggttcaatgaatcaccttcaagatgtctctctaccgttccactctcgaacggcacgcgggaaaaacgagcacttaaatttttctatgccagCCCTGGTGTCTCTTATTTTAGCgtgatgatcatatctccctatgtagatgggtgccaacagaatgttttcgcaatcggaggagaaaactggtgattgaaatttaatgagaagatcccatcgcaacgaaaaacacccttgttttaatgattgccactccaattcacgtatcatgtctgagacactatctaccctatttcgcgattgtacaaaacgagccgcccttctttgaactttttcgatttcagccgtcagtcccacctgatgcggatcccacactgcacagcaatactccagaatagtgtagtgtagtgtagtgtaagcagtctctttagtagatctgttgcaccttctaagtgttctgccaatgaatcgcagttttggtttttctctacccacaacattatctatgtgatcgttccaatttaggttatttgtaattgtaatccctaagtatttagttgaatttacagacttcagatttgtgtgacttatcgcgtaatcgaaatttagctgatttcttttagtactcatgtgaacaacttcacacttttccttattcagggtcaattgccacttttcacaccatacaaatatcttatctaaataattttgcaattagttttggtcatctgatgacaatGATTGTATGTAGGAAGAACAATTATAGTAGAGCAATTTGTTTGCTGAGCCACGCTTGTGCAATACTAGTCTACGCCATCACCGCTGCAGCTCAACACATCGTCGTCTGCAGGCAATGTACTGTTTCTTTAGAGTCGTAGTAATGCACGAATCGGTATCTCCTTTATTGTGATCTACCACATTTGTAAAATTTAACCTTCATGTGTAGAAAAAACAGTTATTACCGACAGTCACGTAACCTATCCTAGGATCCCGTTTGTAATCCCTAAAGTTATCTCAGTGTCCTTAATGTTCACTCTGTTTATAAAAATAATGGTTGACTTTGTTAACAATAATAACTGAGCCGCATAGAGTATGAGTAAAATCATTCGTCAAGTTAAAGGGAGCCTGTATATCTCAGGTTGCATAATCTGAACTGAAAATTTTCTTGTCGAATAAAGTGACAAATATATTACTGCGTTCTCTTTTGAAATCATTCTTGAATAAGCAGTCGATACAAATGTTAAATTGTATGTAATGCTTTTCTGCTTTATAAGTATTccaaataattatattattattgtaGAAGTAGCTTTGGTCATTGCTCCAAAAGATAATGTAAGATGTATATTCTTTTAAAGTTAAATAGTTGAGACAGCAAACGTTACTCTGAGTAAGAAGTTTGCTAGTTTATTGATACATCACAGAAGAGATAACTGATTTTGCGATACGGTCCACCCCTGAGATGAATGCTAGAAGTTCAAAATAGTTAACGCTTATTTCAGAATTATACAAGGTcccgtcacattaatgtaaccaccgtctatgttcgacgtcagtttACAATAACCACTCACTGACGGTTAgttgcagcactagcagtgtagggtGTATAAAGCATGTCGGTGGAGCTCGCAgaaaagtgcagtcgttgtcgtaatgcggaaatggagcgatttacctCACGTCCAATagggcatgatcattagctttcgggtcaaggatggaagcatcaccgaaacggctaagtttgtaaactgtttgcgtgccgccgcGGTTCAAAATGGCGCAATACAAAACCGGCGGCGAGGCGACTGTAATGcatcatgggccatagatgacgggCGAACTATGGCTGccgagatgtgtacgggcaaatagacgtgcaactgttgagcaactgatcgcccagatgaaccaaggtgctagcaacagtgtttcctcaacgtccgttcagcgaacgttactgcgtTTGCGCCTCCGTAGCAGGTGCCTGTttcatgcaccaatgctgactgctgtccatcgtcGACGTACGCTGGAACTTATCGCAAcctgacgtccactgagtggcgacaggtatcTTTTCAGTTCAATCACGTTTAATGCTTCGTCGGACAGATGGCCCTTtccgtgtacagcgtgaaacgtttgaaagcaaacaccctgcaacaattgtcttATGGTTCCACGCCGGAGTAGGGTGCGATATGATCTAAGTAATGGTTCCGTGGCCTCCCTGGgagatttcgtcattctggaaggcacctgTTCTTgaggaccacgtccacccctacatgtagtttgGTTTTCCTCGCCACTATGGGATCTACCAGCAAGAATATGTGATGTctgacacagctcacagtgtacgtgcgtggcttTACTCCCACGGCCAACAAACTACCCTGGATTCTACGGGACCACCtctatcctcaaccgagaaacctacacAGCTGTCCGCGGCAGTGGAGTCGGTATGACTCCAAATCCCTGTTGGCACCTTGCAGAACCTCaatgacactcttcctgcatgtctcgtagCGGTCCGCGCATCATAAGGTGGTAATTCGAGTTTtcgacaggtagtcacattaatgtggctagaCAATGTATGTCCGATTTAGactggtgagccggccggagtggccgagcggttctaggcgctacagtctggaaccacgcgaccgctacggtcgcaggttcgaatcctgcctcgggcatggatgtgtgtgatgtccttaggttagttaggtttaagtagttctaagttctaggggactgatgacctcagatgttaagtcccatagtactcagagccatttgaaccatttttttgaattattaCCTCGCTAGAAATAATTACAGTTGCTGTTTTGCGTAAAAGTGACatagtgagaccgtggctgtgtacaattaatgtaggctgATTCTTACAAATACATCTACAATCTTTGTgtcaacttcacatgtggcaaatactttttggtgtatgtgtgtgtggtgctttgcacaatatggtgatgtgtaAATTATATAAGTGCTTCATATatttggaatatttgaaaaatataatccagcaacttcacaaCAAAATCACGCGGAATTTTCGATGGCACCAACACACCGAGAGTATTTCGCCACAATGGAGGAATAAAAATCGAAAGCTGgcgattatgtaaagtgtatcttgcaaatcatgtgaacagccgtctgatgatgaacttgtcagttcgaaaccggttacggcgctatttacttaaataaatagcagtattaatagtggctgattgttgtcttcttctttgtaagaatcaacctacattaataaTTACAGTTACTAAACGAATCCATGTCCAAAGACCatcgaaaataataaatattatgggTACTTCTTCTTCCCGATTGAGTGAATTAAGCAAGACACACATTTACTATCTGATTTACGGTAAGTTCTATACTAACTGAGTTCGAGGACGAACGCAGTGAGGGGCAGGTGAGGGCAAGCTTCCCTGTCCCCACAAAAAAAAGTTCGCTAGTCGAACTCGCATCCTGCCCCGTGAAACAGATAATTCAGCATCGGTTTGGAGAAAGCCGGAACATGCAATGAATAATGACCAGTAGCAagtgtttaatggttcaaatggctctgagcactatgggactcaactgctgaggtcatcagtcccctagaacttagaactactgaaagctaactaacctaaggacatcacacacatccatgcctaaggcaggattcgaacctgcaaccgtaggagtcgcacggttccggactgaaacgcctagagccgttcggccaccacggccggccagtagCAAGTGTACCCCGTGTCATTtgtcgtgaaatctcaaaactaaggcaggattcgaacctgcaaccgtaggagtcgcacggttccggactgaagcgcctagagccgttcggccaccacggccggccagtagCAAGTGTACCCCGTGTCATTtgtcgtgaaatctcaaaactgTTTGCCCATTCATAGCGAAACTAACCTGGTGTTGAGATAAGCCTACATAGGTCGCGTATTAACTGATTCGTTTGACTAGCTTCGTCCACCACACACATACATCAAAAGTATTTGTTGCGCAGGTGCCAAAACCCTTATACGAGTGTTATTTAAAAGTAAAGAATGTTTTGATTTGATGAAACGCGCAGTTCTCTCCAATTGCCGTCGCCGTGTCATAGACCTAATTTGCAATTGGCGTCAGTATGACGCTAACAGTGAACACAAACGGTCGTTTATTGTTTATTTGTGCGATTTTAAAATGTACGACAAAATTAACAGTCGCACCAAGCGTGAGGCTCGTAGAGTAATACGAGTTGTGAAACCAAAATACGTCCGCCCTTTCGAAATTTACGGACAGATAGTCGAAGTTCATGGAAATATGATGAATGAAGCATCAGTTCGAAAGTGGTGCATCGTGTTTAATGGTGTATGAActaatgttcatgatgaagaagTGTCAGACCGCCCTTCAGTTATGACTCATAAAGAAAGTCAAACAAATTCTAAACACCAAAAACCTTATGATCACAGTGTTTTCGCATCGAAAGAGCGTCCTACTTATCGACTTTATGACTAGAAGAGAGACCATAAATGCAGCGGTCATCTGCCATTCCTTCACACCGACTTCGCCGCGCCGTTCAAAACAAATGGCGTGCATGGTTGTCGAGCGGCTTTTTGTGCTTCGTCGACGTAACACTCGTCCGCAACCTGCGGGGTTGACGAACGATACGCTACGGCAGTTTAAGTGAGAAGTTTTTGAACAATCGCCTATAGCCGGGAGTTGGACACGAACTGAACAAGTTTTTGGGGCCGAAAGCACTATTGAAAGAGGACTAGTGACTGGTCCAACAACAGGGCATGCAGAAGGAAAGCAAAGGAAAGACGATGGAGCGCTACGATAAATGTGTATTTTgagggagactacgtagaaaaatgacAAATGTATCAAAATATGTTGTGAAATTAGTTTTCTTTTATTAGGTGGAATAAAAATGTCTGGAAAAACTAAGCACCTTTACTTAtagaatgaccctcgtatttaccACCAGGATAATGAATATCTGAGGATGCTCGCGCCTGATGAGCGCATATATCAAACAAAAAGCAACCTGTGGCGATTCATATGAACATTAATTACGACAGTTGCAGCGTTCTCTCCAGGCGATTCCTGCGTTTGCTAAAGTAGTCACCTCCCCACTCGCTTCCCTCTCCCCCGTTTCCCACCAGCATACGTCCAATTAGCAGAGATCCTGGGTTCGCTGTTGACCGGGATGTTTGTGACCAGGAAGGAGCCGTAAAATAAAAGAGACTGTGGCGAGAGTGGAAGCAGCAGTTTATTGGGTCAGAGCGCGTTACGAGCTATGTACACAGGCAGACGGCAGAAGGTGGATGGAGGTGGTGGGCGTTACTCCGGCACGCTGTGCACGGAGTAGGTGATCTCTTGGCCGTCGACCACGGTGCGGACGGACGCCGTGCCCTCCGGGTTCTCCTTGGGGCCGGCCAGTggctccacctcatccctgcgaaCACACCACAGACACACACATTACCACCACTTACTTCCCAGTCACACAGACACTTTGTTTATCTAGCATCATTCTCTGCCGGTGAAATATACAAGATGGGCCGTAAGTCAGCTGTCACTACTAGTCTGAGGTTAGGTTGAGGTTATGTTGTTTTTAGTATCTGAGAAACAACGAACAGAAAGTCAGCTGTGAAACAGCGCGTATTTGTTTTGCATACATGGTGTAAACATCGCCATAATTACAGTGACGTTTGCGATTTCTTTGTGGAACGCTTTGCAAACACCAGGTCTACAGACTGAACCTACTCTAATCACTGGAGACAATAGAGTGCCATTCCATcatccagtcaactctttcacgacagCAGAGTAACCGCGCTTGGCGCTGTCGTTGAGTCGGTGGTAGCCTGGCCTGACTCACACGTGATCGTACCCCTCCTGCAAGCAGAAGCTTCCCAATGGTCTTTGGGTGACACAGCAGATGCGATATGTGCCCTGATTTCGTCTCTGGATGATGTTTGGTCGGTCACCGTTGTTCGCACAGTGCGTCGTCCTCGATGTACGTCTGTACTAAGCGGACGCCAGAACCTGGCCTAGAGTGTGGGAATGTttcacagaccactgctgaaagcagcaaCTCATCTCCGATACACTGTGCCCAGcatgtgcagcaatccgtcgatactTCCATGCAGCTTCCCGCAGGGCTATAATGCTACCCCGTTCaagtggctgaagctgttcaaaaagatttcgggcttgcagccgatcGTAGTAAACTTCATTgcgcgatatttcggctggacaactgccagccatcttcaggtgagccgaacgaggactgacgaagatgtTCTCCGCTacgtcttatatagtgcgctgatagtactgccgcgcatgctTTGCAGTCGCGGAGACAGACGGGCCATACCGCccagcgacagcgccctcgctgTTGGAACTGCAAGATTCAGCTggcgtcggtattgtcgctggccgcagctatcgaagtcttctggcgtcttcgtctcgagcaaatttggAGATGACGGcattccatgcgttattcaatcGGTAACTACTGTcatggttcattagatttcccgcaatgcatatttcaacggattctttgataatggagtcccaaaaacttgttgctgtggccaaaatcgaagttttgtcgtactccattgaatatCCATTACAAATACAATAGCCCGCAACTGCAAACTtgctgggttgcagtaggcgagtgcaacgttgatgttctgtacaacgcacttccactgtacgcgttgtctgtcctaagtaggccataccacattgatacggtattttgtaaattcccgccttccgcagtaacagatcatccttcaccgatcccagcaaatccgaaatcttagaaggcaGACGAAAAACCACTTtatatgaaaattattaagaattctCGCTATCTCGACggagatatttccaacgaaggggTAGGAAAGCTAGGGACTTGTctggcgcgttctcctctttatccacttcccggttcttgGCTCTAGCTGAGAAGGCCCTATTAACTTGCCgggtcgagtatccattgtctctgaacaccgcccttaaatgtgcaagttccttaggcaagttctctgcatccgacaccgtATGTGCCCTGGGCCTTTTCAGCTAGAGCCAGGAACGCATAGAGAGGCCTCCAGAGCAATATCTGATCGGCGATGATCGTGACAAATGAATCAATAACATCACAACCCCTCAGTACGCACCTTAGTGCCACTGAAAGCAGTTTTTGATTGTGTTGCATTCTTTTCACTAAGATGATCTTTTTACTACAGTCTGTTGTCGCAATAATACAAGTATAGGCTGTAATAAAAAGTATTAGAATGACAATTAATACTAAAGGGAACTGAATACTAAAGGGAGTTTGGCACTAGATAATGACGGAAAGGAGAGGGATGGGAGTGGGGGAGAGGGGTGTGGGAGAGGGTCgggggagaggattggggagaggagagagaCTCACTTGAGGACCTTGAAGCCGCCCTCGTCGCTGACGTACTCGACGTTGCGGCGGAGGTAGCCGTCGCTGTAGGAGAAGGAGCCGCGCGTGCTGAGGCCGTCGCGCACCTCGGAGCGGTGCTGCGACTGGTCGGCGATGCCGTCGTCGATGTGCGTCTCGTACGAGTACTTGGCGTTGCGCGCCTGCTCCAGCGCCTCGCGCTCCAGCTGCTCCGCTACCAGCGCGCGCTCCTCCTTGgcgggcgccgccgccgccaccgccgccactgccaccaggACCACCTGCCGTGGCAGCCGCAACCACACGTCACCACACCACACTAAGGCTACCTCACTTGTGGATGGCCGGACAGCAGCATGGACGCAGATTCTCCAAAATGTAAGTCTTACAGTACCGGgtatcaaaaagtcagcataaatttgaaaacttaataaaaccgcggaataatgtagatagagaggtaaaaattgacacacatgtttggaatgacatggggctttattaaaatagaaaaaagttcacaaaatgtccgacagatggcgctagacagcaaaacgtcagtgactgcgcatgacaatcgtgtataaaaggagctgtaatgagagagagaatcagatgcgccagcagtcgcagcatgttgacgctacctgaaaaggcgcttttagtgaagctgtattatcagaatggggaatgtgctagttcagcgttacgatcctatcgccataggaaggggattcgaacgggtaaaggtccgttgacaaatgcagctgtggcgagaatgatttcgaagttcgaagccatgggttgtttagacgatagaccccgtagtggccgaccgagcacaaggcgtaatgctgctgagacagttcaggaagaaatggagactgtagcgggttcgtctatgcacggggaagtcagcgctcgtgcagtcgcacgtcgcaccggcattccgtacactactgtttggttggcacttaggcgtaccctccgatgctatccgtacaaaatccatcggcatcgtgaactgttacctggcgatttagtgaagcggaatgcatttgcggtgtgggcgtttcaaaagacggtggaagatgacgattggttgagtaccgtgttgtggaccgacggagCTCATttaacgctccgagggtctgtcaacgcccacaactgcagaatttgggctaccaaaaatcctagaactgtcgtggaaactccattgcacgacgagaaagtcacggtatgggttggatttaccacatctaccgttatcgggccttttttcttcgaggaaatgcgtgattctggttttgtaactactaCTGTGCCGGGTGAGAGGTatgtcgatatgttacagaatcgcatcatccccagcctggctgataaacacctgctggaacgtacgatgtttatgcaggatggcgctccaccccatattgctaggcgcgtgaaagatctcttgcgcacgtcgtatggtgatgatcgtgtgctcagccgccactttcgtcatgcttggcctcccaggtccccggacctctcagtccgtgcgattattggctttggggttacctgaagtcgcaagtgtatcgtgatcgaccgacatctctagggatgctgaaacacaacatccgacgccaatgcctcaccataactccagacatgctttacagtgctgttcacaacattattcctcgactgcagttattgttgaggaatgatggtggacatattgagcatttcctgtaaagaacatcatctatgctttgtcttactttgttatgctaattattgctattctgatcagatgaagcgccatctgtcggacattttttgaacgtttgtatttctttggttctaataaaaccccatgtcattccaagcttgtgagtcaatttgtacctctctatcaatattattccgtgatttattcatttttcaaatttatactgactttttgatcacctggtatatgatgaaaagtatccgcACATCCTATCTGACACGGAATTGACCGCTAGATATCACGAGGTAGGAGCCGGTGGTACAAAAAGAGGCGGCGTGTACtgcgtcagtagagaaacagtagtAGCTGAATGGATCAGTCAGGACAGGCTGTGTCTTCGAACGTGGATTAGTCGTTGGTTGTCACCTGAGTAGCAGATCCAGAAGGGACACAGCGACAAAGTCGACTGTTGGAGATGTGAAACTGgactgggaacgtgaagggacaaacACAGCTAAACCAGGGCTAAGCAGATCTCGTGTACTGACGAACAGGGAGCGTCGAACACTGCCGAAGATGGCGACGAAAAGTCGCGAGAGTTC of Schistocerca serialis cubense isolate TAMUIC-IGC-003099 chromosome 2, iqSchSeri2.2, whole genome shotgun sequence contains these proteins:
- the LOC126456458 gene encoding uncharacterized protein LOC126456458: MTGATLNCQRASHISRRKKVVLVAVAAVAAAAPAKEERALVAEQLEREALEQARNAKYSYETHIDDGIADQSQHRSEVRDGLSTRGSFSYSDGYLRRNVEYVSDEGGFKVLKDEVEPLAGPKENPEGTASVRTVVDGQEITYSVHSVPE